The DNA region TCTCGTCGTCCGACGCGACGATCCGGCTCATCCGCTCCTCCTTGTAGACGCCGTCGACGCCGACGTCGGGGCCGTCGAGCATGGCGCCCTTCAGGACGCTGTGCGAGTACTCGCCGGACAGGAAGATGTGCGCGCGCTCGCCGACGGTGTCGACGCTGTTGAGGTAGCGCTGGACCATGACCGTCCGGTCGGCGCCGAGCAGGCGGCGGGCGTGCTGGATCGCAAGACCGCGCGAACCGGCGTCGATCGCCGTGTAGCGCCCGGTGTCCACCGACCCGGCCGAGACCGCCGGCTTGATGACGAAGTCACCGTTCGCCGGGAAACGGGTGTGCAGCGCGCGCGAGGACAGGTGCCGCTCGGGCTCGAGCCACATCGTCGGCACGATCGGCACCCCGGCCTCCTCGAGCTCGTGCAGGTAGTGCTTGTCGGAGTTCCACCGCACCACCGCGTAGGGGTTGGCCAGTGCCGAGACCTCCTCGACCCGGGCGGCCCAGGTCAGGAACTCCGTCCGCCGCTGGGCGTAGTCCCAGGTCGAGCGGATGACGACGAGGTCGAAGGCCGACCAGTCGACAGTCGGGTCGTCCCAGACGACGGCGTCGACCGCGTGACCACGCGAGGTGAGCGCGCCGAGCAGCGGGGCGTCGTCGGGGTGGAGGTCCGGCAGGGCGGAGCAGGTGGCCAAGGCGATTCGTGTCACGCAGACACGATAGACGCGCACGAGCACCCCCGCCGCGCGAGGCCGCCGACCGGGACAACCGGGCCGGCCGACGGGACGCGCGCCGTCCCACGGGGCCGACGGCGTTCACCCGTACGCGCCGGTGGGAGCGGTTCCGCAGTGCCGAGCGGCCGGGAGTGCGGTTGGATCCGAGGGGAGCCTTGACGTCCAGCGCAGGGAAGGGAAGGGCATGATCGAGGCACACGGTCGCGAGCATGACGGTCAGACCTCCGGGATGGC from Cellulomonas sp. KRMCY2 includes:
- a CDS encoding RimK family alpha-L-glutamate ligase is translated as MTRIALATCSALPDLHPDDAPLLGALTSRGHAVDAVVWDDPTVDWSAFDLVVIRSTWDYAQRRTEFLTWAARVEEVSALANPYAVVRWNSDKHYLHELEEAGVPIVPTMWLEPERHLSSRALHTRFPANGDFVIKPAVSAGSVDTGRYTAIDAGSRGLAIQHARRLLGADRTVMVQRYLNSVDTVGERAHIFLSGEYSHSVLKGAMLDGPDVGVDGVYKEERMSRIVASDDEIEASRHVIRTARRLLTESADGVEDVPKPFLYARVDLVSSDDGAPVLMELEMVEPSLFTALGDGALDRFADAIATRAS